A genomic segment from Candidatus Viadribacter manganicus encodes:
- a CDS encoding EF-hand domain-containing protein, producing MKAAITSIVVLAWVSPALAQQGGAAANLARADANHDGEITRAEFDAMRSAEFDHLDLNRDGSLVAAELQGAGRMRGQLSHADTNGDGRLTRTELLSQPPRGFIRFDANHNGVLEPSEVSAMRAALRAFGG from the coding sequence ATGAAGGCCGCGATCACTTCGATAGTCGTTCTTGCATGGGTAAGCCCAGCATTGGCGCAACAAGGCGGCGCGGCTGCCAATTTGGCGCGAGCGGACGCCAACCATGACGGCGAGATCACGCGAGCTGAATTCGATGCGATGAGATCTGCCGAATTTGATCACCTTGACCTCAACCGGGATGGATCCCTAGTCGCCGCGGAGCTTCAAGGCGCAGGAAGAATGAGAGGACAACTCTCCCACGCCGACACCAATGGTGATGGGCGATTGACACGGACTGAGCTCCTGTCGCAACCACCGCGCGGCTTCATTCGTTTCGACGCGAACCACAATGGCGTGCTTGAGCCGTCGGAGGTTTCAGCGATGCGAGCCGCCCTGAGAGCATTCGGAGGGTGA
- a CDS encoding acyl-CoA dehydrogenase family protein: MPDRQSSALDFDALRPPSPFMSETHRAWRDSLRKFVERELIPHVTEWDEAGYVPREVFHKAGAFGLLGAGYPEQYGGWSEGFDRFHGIVTSEELARMGAGGVSAALMVHGIGLPPILAIGTNDMKQRIAPPVLRGEMQISLAITEPDAGSDVANITTRAERRGDDYIVNGSKMFITGGMTSHYATTAVRTGGAGAGGISLLLIDLNAKGVTRTSLKKQGWWASDTAALYFDDVAVCADQLIGAEGQGFAGIMRNFNGERLGMASGATASARVCIEDAARWAQQRRTFGKRLADHQVIRHKIAEMVQRVNATTAYLEHCAWRVMQGETPVADLCLLKVQATQTLDFCAREATQIMGGVGYMRGNRVERIYREVRVNAIGGGSEEIMRDLAARQLGL; encoded by the coding sequence ATGCCAGACCGCCAGAGCAGCGCTCTCGATTTCGACGCGCTGCGACCACCCTCGCCTTTTATGAGCGAGACGCACCGCGCTTGGCGCGACAGCCTACGCAAGTTTGTCGAGCGCGAACTGATCCCGCATGTGACGGAATGGGACGAAGCAGGCTACGTGCCGCGCGAGGTGTTCCACAAGGCGGGCGCGTTCGGGCTTTTGGGCGCCGGCTATCCAGAACAGTACGGGGGCTGGAGCGAGGGATTCGATCGCTTCCACGGCATCGTCACAAGCGAGGAGCTTGCACGTATGGGCGCCGGCGGCGTGTCGGCCGCGCTCATGGTGCACGGCATCGGCCTGCCGCCGATCCTCGCGATCGGGACCAATGATATGAAGCAGCGCATTGCGCCGCCGGTCTTGCGTGGAGAAATGCAGATCAGTTTGGCGATCACGGAGCCGGATGCGGGTTCGGATGTCGCCAACATCACCACCCGCGCCGAACGGCGAGGCGACGACTACATCGTCAATGGCTCGAAGATGTTCATCACCGGCGGCATGACCTCGCATTACGCGACAACGGCTGTGCGAACCGGTGGCGCTGGCGCTGGGGGGATCTCGCTGCTGTTGATCGACCTCAACGCCAAGGGGGTCACGCGAACCTCGCTCAAGAAGCAAGGCTGGTGGGCCTCCGATACTGCGGCACTCTATTTCGACGACGTAGCTGTTTGCGCCGACCAGCTCATCGGCGCTGAAGGCCAAGGCTTCGCCGGCATTATGCGCAACTTCAACGGCGAGCGCCTGGGCATGGCCTCGGGCGCCACGGCAAGCGCACGCGTTTGCATCGAAGATGCCGCCCGCTGGGCCCAGCAGCGTCGCACGTTCGGCAAACGGCTCGCCGACCACCAGGTCATCCGCCACAAGATCGCTGAGATGGTCCAGCGCGTGAATGCGACAACGGCTTACCTTGAACATTGCGCTTGGCGCGTTATGCAGGGTGAAACGCCGGTGGCGGATTTGTGCCTACTCAAGGTACAGGCGACACAAACCCTCGACTTTTGCGCGCGTGAAGCAACGCAGATCATGGGTGGCGTTGGCTACATGCGCGGCAACCGCGTGGAGCGCATCTATCGCGAAGTGCGGGTCAACGCGATTGGTGGCGGCAGCGAAGAGATCATGCGCGATCTAGCCGCGCGTCAGCTAGGGCTCTGA
- a CDS encoding CPBP family intramembrane glutamic endopeptidase produces the protein MINPFINSHHRLRSGWWIVIFFVVLAALLLPLLLVSRSEGASPPIWQQALVVIIASLICQALRRRPLAEVIGKLDLTWLKRVVLGAGLGAVLMLAPATLLWATGQVHLSLNPGGANLLLPSLALFAAVAVTEEVLFRGFIFQRLLDGLGEWPAQVLIAALFLLTHVDAIQNAGLIGYLAGVNIFVASFMFGLAFIRTKSLAMPIGIHLAANFVQGGVLGFGVSGSEEQGLFAPALSGSDWLTGGAFGLEASVPGLISVITLTAALYMWRPATK, from the coding sequence GTGATTAATCCCTTCATCAATTCGCACCACCGCCTTCGCAGCGGCTGGTGGATCGTGATCTTCTTTGTCGTGCTCGCCGCGTTGCTCTTGCCATTGCTCTTGGTCTCGCGCAGCGAAGGTGCGTCCCCGCCGATTTGGCAGCAAGCGCTCGTCGTCATCATCGCATCGCTGATCTGCCAAGCGCTGCGCCGACGCCCACTCGCGGAGGTCATCGGCAAGCTCGACCTCACCTGGCTAAAGCGCGTCGTCTTGGGCGCGGGCCTAGGCGCGGTCCTAATGCTTGCGCCGGCGACGCTACTCTGGGCGACAGGCCAAGTGCACTTGTCCCTCAATCCCGGCGGGGCGAACCTGCTGTTACCTTCACTCGCACTCTTCGCTGCCGTTGCCGTTACCGAAGAAGTGCTCTTTCGGGGATTCATCTTTCAACGCTTGCTCGACGGTTTAGGCGAGTGGCCCGCGCAAGTCCTCATCGCCGCGCTTTTCCTGCTGACGCACGTCGACGCGATCCAGAACGCCGGTCTCATCGGCTATCTTGCCGGCGTCAACATCTTCGTCGCCTCGTTTATGTTCGGCTTAGCTTTCATCCGCACGAAAAGCCTGGCGATGCCAATCGGCATCCACCTTGCGGCGAACTTCGTGCAAGGAGGCGTACTTGGCTTTGGGGTCAGCGGTAGCGAAGAGCAGGGCCTCTTCGCCCCCGCGCTGAGCGGTTCCGACTGGCTCACCGGCGGCGCCTTCGGGCTGGAAGCGAGCGTTCCCGGCCTCATCAGCGTTATCACGTTGACGGCGGCGCTCTACATGTGGCGTCCGGCAACGAAGTGA
- a CDS encoding S41 family peptidase, translating to MRRTVIAAAAAFAALAAPAFAQEQEGPRLPQRPEAWRAAAETDLEALRTYLREDTPVAIDTENPRMQRWFARGYREARQRVRRVTDQPSYFYALAPYANGFQDPHLSLSPVVPLSVARWPGFIATARGDDTIVAYSEGEGVPVQGARIVSCDGKTLARLRERTVFPFTMNPQLARDRRAAHTRLFLDRGNPYAPAPSRCVFERNGERTRFTLNWRDVPGDDYWARYNIATNGPGAEFGVTTPAQGITWIGVPTFDNSAGEQLRALVNEITADAETIRAGRAVIIDVRGNGGGNSEWGAEIARAVWGAEIVSAIPESNPGGATDWRVSQGNLDYINGFAPELIAQFGEQSQIALWARAVQDGFAQTLARGEPMWRQRDLAADTPVPQGGGYTQRRPQGPSPIPAHVYILSNGTCASACLDFADVVLHIPGTQLIGMDTSGDGLLMEVRDQVLPSGLARIVLPLKVYRGRARGALEAYRADVTYDGVWDDLAVRNWAIGVAARQ from the coding sequence ATGCGTAGAACCGTCATTGCGGCCGCGGCCGCCTTTGCCGCCTTGGCTGCGCCTGCCTTCGCGCAGGAGCAGGAGGGGCCGCGGCTACCGCAAAGGCCGGAAGCGTGGCGGGCGGCTGCGGAGACTGATCTTGAAGCGCTGCGCACGTACTTGCGCGAAGATACACCCGTCGCCATCGATACCGAAAATCCGCGCATGCAGCGCTGGTTTGCGCGCGGTTATCGCGAAGCGCGCCAGCGTGTGCGGCGCGTCACTGATCAGCCCAGCTATTTCTACGCGCTCGCGCCGTACGCCAACGGATTCCAGGATCCGCACCTCAGCCTTTCACCAGTCGTGCCGTTGAGCGTTGCGCGTTGGCCTGGCTTCATCGCCACCGCACGCGGTGACGATACCATAGTCGCCTACAGCGAAGGCGAGGGGGTTCCCGTCCAAGGAGCGCGCATTGTCAGCTGCGATGGCAAAACGCTGGCGCGTTTGCGCGAGCGCACTGTGTTTCCGTTCACAATGAACCCTCAGCTTGCCCGCGATCGCCGCGCTGCGCACACGCGGCTCTTCCTCGATCGCGGCAATCCATACGCGCCGGCGCCAAGCCGTTGCGTGTTCGAGCGAAACGGCGAACGCACGCGGTTCACGCTCAATTGGCGCGACGTTCCGGGCGATGATTATTGGGCACGCTACAACATCGCCACCAACGGCCCGGGCGCCGAATTCGGCGTCACCACGCCGGCGCAAGGCATTACCTGGATTGGCGTGCCGACATTTGACAACAGCGCGGGCGAACAACTCCGCGCGCTGGTCAACGAAATCACCGCCGACGCGGAGACTATTCGCGCCGGCCGCGCCGTTATCATCGACGTTCGCGGCAATGGCGGCGGCAACTCGGAATGGGGTGCTGAGATCGCGCGCGCCGTATGGGGCGCCGAGATCGTCAGCGCGATCCCGGAATCTAACCCCGGCGGCGCCACCGATTGGCGCGTGTCGCAGGGCAACCTTGATTACATCAACGGATTTGCACCTGAGTTGATCGCACAGTTCGGCGAGCAGTCGCAAATCGCGCTTTGGGCGCGTGCGGTGCAGGATGGCTTTGCGCAAACGTTGGCACGTGGCGAACCAATGTGGCGCCAGCGCGATTTAGCCGCTGACACGCCCGTGCCGCAGGGCGGCGGCTACACGCAGCGCCGCCCGCAAGGTCCATCGCCAATCCCCGCGCACGTCTACATTCTGTCGAACGGCACGTGCGCCAGCGCGTGCCTGGATTTTGCCGATGTCGTTCTTCACATCCCCGGCACGCAACTGATCGGCATGGATACGAGCGGCGACGGCTTGCTGATGGAGGTGCGCGATCAGGTGCTTCCCTCCGGACTTGCACGCATCGTGCTGCCGCTCAAAGTCTATCGGGGAAGGGCGCGTGGCGCGCTGGAAGCCTATCGCGCCGATGTCACATACGATGGCGTCTGGGATGATCTCGCCGTGCGCAATTGGGCCATCGGGGTCGCAGCCCGCCAATAG
- a CDS encoding M23 family metallopeptidase yields the protein MRSLIVATILAMLPASACAQTQVLSGETPAPIETVTLHRLFNEYYACGEHVEGELQYMGDALGADCFIQGGLDPNTEGGFVRAYRNDGLRNEDWYGWGAEVLAPFDATIVRININPAVNEPGRLGAPPASFIVFERADGMRVLFAHVQDILIEQGATVVAGQVVAHVGNNGYGRSPHIHVGAWKDETPYQIRWDLRS from the coding sequence ATGCGCTCTTTGATTGTCGCGACCATTTTGGCCATGTTGCCCGCGTCCGCTTGTGCTCAAACTCAAGTCTTGTCGGGCGAGACGCCGGCGCCGATTGAGACAGTGACGCTGCATCGGCTATTTAATGAGTATTATGCCTGTGGGGAACACGTTGAGGGCGAGCTTCAGTATATGGGCGATGCGCTGGGCGCCGATTGTTTCATTCAGGGTGGCCTCGATCCCAACACAGAAGGCGGATTTGTCCGCGCCTATCGCAATGACGGTTTGCGCAACGAAGACTGGTACGGCTGGGGCGCAGAGGTGCTCGCGCCGTTCGACGCGACGATTGTCCGCATAAATATCAACCCGGCTGTCAACGAACCGGGGCGTCTTGGCGCCCCACCAGCAAGCTTCATCGTGTTTGAGCGCGCTGACGGCATGCGCGTCTTGTTCGCGCATGTTCAGGATATTCTAATCGAACAAGGTGCGACCGTTGTGGCCGGCCAAGTTGTCGCGCACGTCGGCAACAACGGTTACGGACGCAGCCCGCATATACATGTTGGCGCCTGGAAAGATGAGACACCTTACCAAATCCGCTGGGATTTACGCAGCTAG
- a CDS encoding glycine zipper family protein produces MRFLQTALLSISALAMTACAGMSPSERNAATGAAVGGVAGALIGGDAGSAAIGALAGGGVGWYLGCREEGRCGAVNNRRQSYDQRSGRYYFRDQQSGRYFYENGEPYNG; encoded by the coding sequence ATGCGCTTCTTACAAACTGCCCTCCTTTCAATTTCAGCGCTCGCGATGACGGCCTGCGCTGGCATGTCACCGAGCGAGCGCAACGCGGCAACCGGCGCGGCCGTTGGCGGTGTCGCGGGCGCGTTGATCGGTGGGGACGCGGGCAGCGCCGCTATCGGTGCACTCGCCGGCGGCGGCGTCGGATGGTATCTAGGATGCCGTGAAGAAGGCCGCTGCGGCGCAGTCAACAACCGTCGCCAAAGCTACGACCAACGAAGCGGCCGCTACTACTTCCGCGACCAGCAATCGGGCCGTTATTTCTACGAGAACGGCGAGCCTTACAACGGTTAA
- a CDS encoding acyltransferase family protein, whose protein sequence is MVRVLLAVAVLLSHLSMANYKVLSGGLAVQSFFIISGFYMALVLDEKYRDVGLFYSNRLLRLFPTYLAMLALGIVAIFIGANPMTSPELVERIAQNSMSAVVLGVENFVMVGQDLLFWFTIDANGALIFDPYAELDENTVIGWQGLAVPQAWSLSTELMFYAVAPFLARLNWRWIVALAACSIALRLAGHLLDVDYMLWQGRFFPTMLFMFLLGMLAYRALPLAARLPKVIGWLALGVLITYCAVYTFLPMEPLISRWVTYAVVALTIPWIFNAFKDNALDRWIGDLSYPVYLSQLLVVGAVLIYEPPFPVLTAFAATFAISILVLVFIEHPVDRWRQARLSRSTRDHA, encoded by the coding sequence ATGGTGCGGGTCCTGCTCGCTGTCGCGGTGTTGCTTTCGCACCTGTCAATGGCGAACTACAAGGTTCTGAGCGGCGGACTCGCCGTGCAAAGCTTTTTCATTATCTCCGGCTTCTACATGGCGCTGGTGTTGGATGAGAAATACCGTGACGTAGGGCTGTTTTATTCAAATCGGCTACTGCGCCTTTTCCCCACGTACCTAGCTATGCTCGCGCTTGGAATTGTGGCGATCTTCATCGGCGCTAACCCGATGACGTCGCCAGAACTCGTGGAGAGGATCGCACAAAATTCGATGTCGGCCGTGGTGCTTGGCGTCGAGAATTTTGTGATGGTAGGGCAGGATCTGCTGTTTTGGTTCACGATCGACGCAAATGGCGCGTTGATTTTCGACCCCTACGCCGAACTGGATGAAAACACCGTGATTGGCTGGCAGGGCCTCGCGGTGCCGCAAGCATGGAGCTTGTCCACGGAATTGATGTTCTACGCGGTTGCGCCGTTCCTGGCGCGGCTGAATTGGCGATGGATCGTTGCACTCGCAGCATGCAGCATCGCGCTTCGGCTGGCGGGGCATCTCTTGGACGTGGACTATATGCTTTGGCAGGGGCGTTTCTTCCCGACGATGCTGTTCATGTTCTTGCTGGGGATGCTCGCCTATCGTGCGCTGCCGTTGGCGGCGAGATTGCCGAAAGTGATTGGTTGGCTCGCGCTCGGCGTTCTGATCACGTATTGCGCGGTCTATACATTCTTGCCGATGGAGCCGCTGATCTCGCGTTGGGTTACTTATGCGGTGGTGGCGTTGACCATCCCGTGGATCTTCAACGCGTTCAAAGACAACGCCCTCGATCGATGGATCGGCGACCTAAGCTATCCTGTGTATCTCAGCCAGCTTCTCGTTGTGGGGGCAGTGCTCATCTACGAACCGCCGTTTCCGGTGTTGACAGCGTTTGCCGCAACCTTCGCGATTTCGATCCTGGTTCTCGTTTTCATCGAGCACCCCGTGGATCGTTGGCGGCAGGCGCGTCTGAGTCGTTCTACTAGAGATCATGCATGA
- a CDS encoding DUF885 domain-containing protein: MSRRSVLGASVAGAMLAACTSRVAADDRLAEVLDRLATEFLRESPETATSLSVPVEQAGGAYMSRLSDPTRAGLTRVRGILEAGLRDLGAIDRNVLSETDQVTLDVVTTSLSDNAADISFEPSARYPYVVSQLTGSYVGIPDFLASQHPITSREQVEGYFSRISAFAGVLDEESRLIASDAGAGLVPPDFAIDRALQQQETFARTPAAQTAIVASFADRLPNVTDIPEAERAALVSRAEALVRDEVLPAYGRQMDALRAIRARATHDAGVWRLPRGDELYATALRVQTTTMMSPDEIHQLGVDLIAQHTSEMDAILRAQGLTRGTVAQRLQEIGRRPDQLYPNTNAGREQCLADLNALVRATAALMPEYFGRQARAQLEIRRIPEYTEAGAPGGYYNVPALDGSRPGVYYINLRDMRELAKFGLPTLTYHEGIPGHHWQFALQQEAEGIPFIRSALMFFAAYSEGWALYTEQLMDEVGVYADNPINRLGYLQSATFRASRLVVDTGIHAKRWTREQAIQSMVEATGDALGPITTEIERYCVWPGQACSYMVGKQAILRARAAAQTALGNRFDLKGFHDTVVGNGATPLSVTESLVQRWTDSVSRS, from the coding sequence ATGAGTAGGCGCAGTGTTCTTGGCGCATCGGTGGCTGGCGCGATGCTGGCGGCCTGCACAAGCCGGGTCGCGGCGGATGATCGATTGGCGGAGGTGTTGGATCGCCTCGCGACGGAGTTCTTACGAGAATCTCCCGAGACCGCGACTAGCTTGTCCGTTCCGGTTGAGCAAGCCGGCGGCGCCTATATGAGCCGGTTGTCGGATCCGACTCGCGCTGGGCTAACGCGCGTTCGCGGCATCCTTGAGGCAGGACTACGCGACCTCGGCGCCATCGATAGAAATGTTCTCTCCGAGACGGATCAAGTGACGCTTGACGTCGTCACGACTTCGCTCTCGGATAACGCTGCGGACATATCGTTCGAGCCGAGCGCGCGATACCCATACGTCGTGAGCCAGCTCACCGGATCGTATGTCGGCATTCCGGATTTCTTGGCGAGCCAACATCCGATCACATCGCGAGAACAAGTTGAGGGCTATTTTTCGCGTATTTCTGCCTTTGCCGGTGTGCTCGATGAAGAGAGCAGGCTGATCGCGTCTGATGCAGGCGCTGGTCTTGTGCCTCCGGATTTCGCCATCGACCGCGCCCTGCAGCAACAAGAAACTTTCGCGCGAACGCCGGCGGCGCAAACGGCGATCGTTGCCTCGTTCGCCGATCGGCTTCCGAATGTGACGGATATCCCCGAAGCGGAGCGAGCGGCCTTGGTATCGCGAGCCGAGGCGCTCGTGCGCGATGAAGTCTTGCCCGCGTATGGCCGTCAGATGGATGCGTTGCGGGCGATACGGGCTCGGGCAACGCATGACGCGGGCGTTTGGCGCTTGCCGCGTGGCGATGAACTCTACGCAACGGCCCTGCGTGTGCAGACAACCACGATGATGAGCCCCGACGAAATACATCAGCTGGGAGTTGATCTCATAGCTCAGCACACGAGCGAGATGGATGCGATACTTAGAGCACAGGGCTTGACGCGAGGAACGGTCGCGCAACGCCTGCAGGAGATTGGGCGGCGGCCGGATCAACTCTACCCGAACACCAATGCCGGCCGCGAGCAGTGCCTCGCTGATCTCAACGCGCTCGTTCGCGCGACCGCGGCTTTGATGCCTGAGTACTTCGGCAGGCAAGCGCGCGCGCAACTCGAGATCAGGCGGATTCCCGAATACACAGAAGCGGGTGCGCCGGGCGGATACTACAATGTTCCAGCTCTCGATGGTTCGCGACCCGGCGTTTACTACATCAACCTGCGCGACATGCGCGAGCTTGCAAAGTTCGGCCTGCCGACATTGACGTATCACGAAGGCATTCCGGGCCACCATTGGCAGTTCGCGCTCCAACAGGAAGCGGAAGGCATTCCGTTTATCCGCAGCGCGCTGATGTTCTTCGCCGCGTATTCGGAAGGGTGGGCGCTCTACACCGAGCAATTGATGGACGAAGTCGGCGTTTATGCCGACAATCCCATCAATCGTCTCGGATACCTTCAGTCCGCAACATTCCGCGCATCGCGCCTAGTTGTGGACACAGGCATTCACGCCAAACGCTGGACCCGTGAGCAAGCCATTCAGTCGATGGTGGAGGCAACTGGCGATGCATTGGGGCCGATCACGACAGAGATAGAGCGATACTGCGTTTGGCCAGGGCAGGCGTGCTCTTACATGGTCGGCAAGCAAGCGATTTTACGAGCGCGTGCCGCGGCGCAAACCGCGCTGGGGAATCGTTTCGATCTGAAAGGGTTCCACGACACCGTGGTTGGCAACGGGGCCACACCGTTGTCGGTCACGGAGAGTTTGGTTCAGCGTTGGACCGATTCAGTTTCACGCAGCTAA
- a CDS encoding CRTAC1 family protein, producing MSRVTILGFAAILAGCASAGELSQSCPAPRLEATPLIIGDGSRDRGFPGGISLADIDDDGDLDLMATGGYSPAQGRPSYRANTLYINDGSGNFSHSPDPEFLVADNPNSGSTWADIDDDGDLDAFIAVQHGRPDVFLRNLGGGHFAREQLGDATATRGSNFAESWADMDGDGDMDLMSGAPTMETPAGPLHVFRNDRGQFIRVTGVAIENGPTSNAATILWADFDNDGDQDLFATNSDILRSNGIEPASVETPRYYRNDGGWVFTQTEGQGFDSREFASTAAARGDVDNDGDLDLFIGHVGYGSANGRDRIFLNDGRGRFTLDGRFEGHVHPDKEASTASFVDFDLDGDLDLATTAYNEGIRLFSNDGSGAFDLVHNETLLNRVTHYWGAASGDIDGDGDPDLVLGSWGETAAGDYVTILRNDSDLCGRSLRMELRSRHGAVDPLGARVTLVTRSARGERIQLREASGQSTFRSQSGSNFLYGVPEGERVLRAEIRWPNGRIQIVRQFRMDQTNTFEEPR from the coding sequence ATGAGCAGAGTGACTATTCTCGGCTTTGCCGCGATCTTGGCCGGCTGTGCAAGCGCCGGGGAATTGTCTCAGTCCTGCCCCGCGCCTCGTCTTGAAGCGACGCCTTTGATCATAGGCGACGGCTCTCGCGACCGGGGTTTTCCTGGCGGTATCAGCCTTGCCGACATCGATGATGATGGAGATCTCGATTTGATGGCAACCGGCGGCTACAGCCCCGCGCAAGGCCGGCCGAGCTATCGCGCGAACACACTCTACATCAACGACGGGTCCGGGAATTTTTCGCATTCGCCCGATCCGGAGTTCTTGGTGGCGGACAATCCAAACTCAGGGAGCACGTGGGCCGATATTGATGATGATGGCGATCTCGACGCGTTCATCGCCGTGCAGCACGGCCGGCCAGATGTTTTCTTGCGCAATCTTGGCGGCGGACATTTCGCGCGCGAGCAATTGGGTGATGCAACCGCCACCCGTGGCAGCAACTTCGCAGAGAGTTGGGCCGATATGGATGGGGACGGCGACATGGACCTCATGTCTGGCGCGCCGACCATGGAAACACCCGCGGGCCCGCTCCACGTGTTTAGAAATGATCGGGGGCAGTTCATTCGTGTAACGGGCGTGGCGATCGAGAATGGCCCCACCTCCAACGCCGCGACAATTCTATGGGCCGATTTCGACAATGACGGCGACCAGGACCTGTTCGCCACCAACAGCGACATACTAAGGAGCAATGGCATTGAGCCTGCTAGCGTAGAAACGCCGCGCTACTATCGCAACGACGGTGGCTGGGTATTTACGCAAACCGAAGGCCAGGGCTTTGATTCAAGGGAATTCGCTTCGACTGCGGCGGCGCGAGGCGATGTCGATAATGATGGCGATCTTGACCTCTTTATCGGGCATGTCGGCTATGGAAGCGCGAACGGGCGCGATCGAATATTTTTGAACGACGGGCGCGGCCGCTTCACGTTGGACGGGCGGTTCGAGGGCCACGTCCACCCAGACAAGGAAGCATCCACGGCATCGTTCGTTGATTTCGACCTTGATGGCGATCTCGACCTGGCGACTACGGCCTACAATGAAGGTATCCGCCTGTTCTCAAATGATGGATCAGGCGCGTTTGACCTCGTGCACAACGAGACCTTGCTGAACCGCGTCACGCATTATTGGGGCGCGGCGTCAGGCGACATCGATGGCGATGGAGACCCGGACCTCGTGCTCGGCAGTTGGGGTGAAACCGCTGCCGGTGACTACGTGACAATTCTCCGGAACGATAGTGATCTGTGCGGGCGATCACTTAGAATGGAGCTCCGAAGCCGCCACGGGGCCGTCGATCCGCTTGGCGCGCGCGTCACGCTCGTGACGCGCAGCGCGCGCGGCGAACGTATCCAGCTTCGCGAAGCCAGTGGGCAGTCGACGTTCCGCAGTCAGAGCGGCAGCAACTTTCTTTACGGTGTGCCGGAGGGAGAGCGTGTGCTTCGCGCCGAGATCCGCTGGCCTAACGGGCGCATTCAAATCGTCCGTCAGTTTCGGATGGATCAGACCAACACTTTCGAAGAACCGCGTTGA